From Plasmodium knowlesi strain H genome assembly, chromosome: 6, one genomic window encodes:
- a CDS encoding early transcribed membrane protein — MKITKLLALFAILPIVCLCGNEEVDVISQNDKLKKEDLDVDTKIKKHLQKRKLMMMSMIAAAVLAVGGILGGVGYGIAKQRKKARMEEDEPFTDILEDIHPQKNTTSFKMTSETIIPEINVSIPEATGHVSPLNVEMEDIDGDTGERMWN, encoded by the coding sequence atgaagattaCCAAGCTGCTCGCCCTTTTCGCAATTTTACCCATTGTATGTTTGTGTGGGAATGAGGAAGTAGATGTCATCTCCCAGAATGATAAACTTAAGAAGGAAGACCTGGATGTGGAcaccaaaattaaaaaacatttacagaagagaaaattaatGATGATGTCAATGATTGCAGCGGCGGTACTCGCTGTGGGGGGAATACTCGGTGGAGTGGGCTATGGCATCGCTAAACAACGCAAAAAAGCACGAATGGAAGAGGATGAGCCATTTACAGATATTCTTGAAGACATTCATCCTCAGAAAAACACAACCTCCTTTAAAATGACATCGGAAACCATAATACCAGAAATCAATGTTTCTATCCCAGAGGCTACCGGACATGTATCCCCACTCAATGTCGAAATGGAAGATATTGATGGTGATACAGGTGAGCGTATGTGGAATTAA
- a CDS encoding DNA polymerase delta catalytic subunit, putative, which translates to MESMQKCPFTSVIPYGMLYEKLKKEKNNQLPENVVIEQFDQLLTTYERPSPYDANGQICISNQSDLFLFQIDIEYTVDNIFKNMVSMNDGTPNGSALADIFSTYRSMLQNSEKNYISVPVIHIYTVTNDGYSALVSVHNFFPYFYVEMPSNFQKEDLLKLECMMNDNLNMNNQYKMYEQKIMNIEIVKTESLMYYKREGKKNFLKITVLLPKMVPTLKKYFEGIVNVNGKNIGGIVYEANLPFILRYIIDKKITGSSWLLCKKENFYIRPRHKKISNCSFEIDISFEHLEPMPLENEFQQIPKLRILSFDIECIKLDGKGFPEAKNDPIIQISSILYFQGDPIGKCSKFIFTLKECASIPGSNVIWFHDEKTLLDAWNEFITRLDPDFLTGYNIINFDLPYILNRGTALNLKKLKMLGRIKNISSVVKDSNFSSKQFGNHETKEININGRIQFDVYDLIRRDYKLKSYTLNYVSFEFLKEQKEDVHYSIMNDLQNESPESRKRIATYCIKDGILPLRLIDKLLFIYNYVEMARVTGTPFVYLLTRGQQIKVTSQLYRKCKELNYVIPSTYIKSGSNEKYEGATVLEPIKGYYIEPISTLDFASLYPSIMIAHNLCYSTLVKNNSEIEGLEQEDITSIQGKSNIKFVKKSVKKGILPMIVEELIDARKKVKLLIKNEKNKITKMVLNGRQLALKISANSVYGYTGAASGGQLPCLEVAVSITTLGRSMIDKTKESVEKYYNKSNGFEHNCTVVYGDTDSVMIKFGTSSIAEAMALGKDAAQRISKEFLHPIKLEFEKVYCPYLLLNKKRYAGLLYTTPEKHDKMDCKGIETVRRDFCILIQQMMETVLNKLLIEKNLDSAIEYTKSKIKDLLTNNIDMSLLVVTKSLGKTDYETRLPHVELAKKLKQRDSATAPNVGDRVSYIIIKGVKGQAQYERAEDPLYVLDNNLAIDYNHYLDAIKNTLSRIFEVIMNNSDSLFCGEHTRHKTILTSSQTALSKFLQKAVRCIGCNSSIKKPPLCNHCKSNKELSIYMQKMNNFKKKQNEFFQLWTECQRCQGNLHAEVICMNRDCPIFYRRAKIKKDMANVQEQITALRADW; encoded by the coding sequence ATGGAGAGCATGCAGAAGTGCCCCTTCACCAGTGTCATCCCGTACGGGATGCTGTACGAGAAgctgaaaaaggagaagaacaacCAACTTCCCGAGAACGTGGTGATCGAGCAGTTTGACCAGCTGCTGACGACATACGAAAGGCCGAGCCCCTATGACGCAAATGGACAGATCTGCATATCCAACCAAAGCGATTTGTTCCTCTTCCAGATAGACATAGAATACACAGTGGATAACATCTTCAAGAACATGGTCTCCATGAATGATGGGACACCGAATGGAAGTGCCTTAGCCGATATCTTCTCTACTTACCGAAGCATGCTCCAAAACAGTGAGAAGAACTACATCTCCGTGCCGGTCATCCACATTTACACTGTAACCAACGATGGCTATAGTGCGCTTGTCAGCGTTCACAACtttttcccctatttttATGTGGAGATGCCAAGCAACTTCCAAAAGGAAGACCTCCTAAAGCTCGAGTGCATGATGAATGACAACCTTAACATGAACAACCAGTACaaaatgtatgaacagaaaattatgaacattGAAATTGTGAAAACGGAGAGTCTAATGTATTATAaacgagaaggaaaaaaaaacttcctaAAGATCACCGTCCTTCTTCCTAAGATGGTTCCTAcgttgaaaaaatatttcgaaGGTATTGTTAatgtaaatggaaaaaacatcgGTGGGATTGTATATGAAGCCAACTTGCCCTTCATTCTACGTTATataattgataaaaaaatcaccGGTTCTTCTTGGCTACTCTGCAAAAAAGAGAACTTTTACATTCGACcaagacataaaaaaatatccaacTGCTCCTTCGAAATTGATATATCCTTTGAACATCTAGAACCTATGCCACTAGAGAACGAATTCCAGCAAATCCCAAAGTTAAGAATTCTATCCTTCGATATAGAGTGTATCAAACTAGATGGAAAGGGATTCCCCGAAGCGAAAAACGATCCCATCATACAAATATCTTCCATCCTCTACTTTCAAGGAGACCCCATTGGAAAATGCTCTAAATTTATCTTCACCCTAAAGGAGTGTGCTAGTATCCCAGGTTCTAATGTCATATGGTTCCACGACGAGAAGACCTTACTAGATGCATGGAATGAGTTTATCACAAGACTAGATCCAGATTTCCTAACTGGTTACAACATTATAAATTTTGATTTACCATACATCTTAAACAGAGGCACTGCCCTTAACTtgaaaaagttgaaaatgTTAGGCAGAATAAAAAACATCAGTAGTGTTGTTAAGGATTCCAACTTTTCATCAAAACAATTTGGGAACCATGAGACCAAGGAAATTAACATAAATGGAAGGATTCAATTTGACGTATACGATCTTATAAGGAGGGATTACAAATTGAAATCGTACACATTAAATTACGTCTCCTTCGAATTTCtgaaggaacaaaaggaagatgTGCACTATAGCATTATGAATGATCTGCAAAATGAAAGCCCAGAATCCAGAAAGAGAATAGCTACTTATTGTATAAAAGATGGAATTCTTCCTCTACGTTTAATAGATAAGTTATTGTTTATTTACAACTACGTAGAAATGGCAAGAGTTACGGGTACTCCCTTCGTTTACCTTCTCACAAGAGGCCAACAAATAAAGGTTACCTCACAGCTCTATCGCAAATGCAAAGAATTGAATTATGTTATCCCTAGTACGTATATAAAATCTGGTAgcaatgaaaaatatgaaggtGCTACGGTTTTAGAACCCATAAAAGGGTACTACATAGAACCCATTTCGACGCTCGACTTTGCATCCCTATACCCATCTATCATGATAGCACACAATTTGTGCTACTCCACCTTAGTCAAAAACAACTCAGAGATCGAGGGACTCGAGCAGGAAGATATCACCTCCATTCAAGGAAAAAGCAACATCAAATTTGTAAAGAAATCTGTCAAGAAAGGTATCCTCCCCATGATCGTAGAAGAATTAATAgatgcaagaaaaaaagttaagcttctcatcaaaaatgaaaaaaataaaattaccaAAATGGTACTTAACGGAAGACAACTAGCACTGAAAATTTCAGCAAACTCTGTCTACGGATACACGGGTGCTGCCTCAGGGGGGCAACTACCCTGTCTAGAAGTCGCGGTATCTATTACAACCCTTGGAAGATCTATGATTGATAAAACGAAAGAATCTgtcgaaaaatattataacaaGAGCAACGGATTTGAACACAACTGCACCGTGGTTTATGGAGACACAGACTCAGTGATGATCAAATTTGGCACCAGCAGTATTGCCGAAGCAATGGCCTTAGGGAAGGATGCCGCGCAAAGGATAAGCAAAGAGTTTCTGCACCCAATAAAGCTAGAATTTGAAAAGGTTTATTGTCCCTACCTATTGCTTAACAAAAAGAGGTACGCAGGGTTGCTCTACACCACACCAGAAAAACACGACAAAATGGACTGCAAAGGAATTGAAACTGTTAGGAGGGATTTTTGCATTCTCATCCAACAAATGATGGAAACTGTTTTGAACAAACTCCTGATCGAGAAAAACCTCGACAGTGCGATCGAATACACAAAAAGCAAAATTAAGGATCTACTCACCAATAACATCGATATGAGTCTCCTCGTGGTAACAAAATCCTTAGGAAAAACTGATTATGAAACGAGACTTCCCCACGTGGAATTGGcaaaaaagttaaaacaAAGAGACAGCGCCACTGCACCGAATGTAGGAGATCGTGTTAGCTATATTATTATCAAAGGGGTTAAAGGACAGGCACAATACGAACGAGCAGAAGACCCACTCTATGTCCTAGACAATAATCTAGCCATTGATTATAACCACTACCTAGATGCTATTAAAAATACTCTCTCAAGAATTTTCGAAGTTATTATGAATAATTCAGACTCCCTTTTCTGTGGTGAACACACAAGACACAAAACCATTTTAACATCCAGCCAAACTGCTCTGTCCAAATTTCTACAGAAGGCAGTCAGGTGCATTGGATGTAACAGTTCCATCAAGAAACCCCCTCTTTGCAACCACTGCAAATCCAACAAGGAGTTGTCCATCtacatgcaaaaaatgaataattttaaaaaaaaacagaatgagTTTTTTCAGCTATGGACTGAGTGCCAACGTTGTCAGGGAAACCTGCACGCTGAGGTCATCTGCATGAATAGGGATTGTCCCATCTTTTACAGGAGAGCCAAAATTAAGAAGGACATGGCCAACGTTCAGGAGCAGATAACAGCTCTCCGCGCCGACTGGTGA